One Entomomonas asaccharolytica DNA segment encodes these proteins:
- the eutQ gene encoding ethanolamine utilization acetate kinase EutQ: MSKQLITADNIREIKAKGQSEIEVSLTNCIITPEAKEVAEQLGIRIVDKNSPPAAKPNAQKCSSSLSETELKVIRQAIIEQLPKGAMISDALIDQLVCKAVQENKHTAAPKTANQKPSAVKLVKGNMAKLEIFEGAGIEKQVGIADMIGAADNSNMAAGYMAWENAFFPWTLNYDEINIVLEGELHICHNNEVKVAKAGDLIFIPKGSSIQFGTPTKVRFVYVSWPANWQDQ, encoded by the coding sequence ATGAGTAAACAATTAATTACAGCTGACAATATCCGCGAGATTAAAGCTAAAGGGCAATCTGAAATTGAGGTTAGCTTAACGAATTGCATTATCACGCCTGAAGCAAAAGAGGTGGCAGAACAATTAGGTATCCGCATAGTAGACAAAAATAGCCCTCCAGCAGCTAAACCTAATGCACAAAAATGCTCTTCTTCATTAAGTGAAACAGAACTTAAAGTTATTAGACAAGCCATTATTGAACAATTACCTAAAGGTGCCATGATTAGCGATGCACTAATAGATCAATTAGTTTGTAAAGCTGTACAAGAAAACAAACATACTGCTGCCCCTAAAACTGCTAACCAAAAACCTTCAGCTGTTAAGTTAGTAAAAGGCAATATGGCTAAATTAGAAATCTTTGAAGGTGCAGGCATAGAAAAACAAGTAGGTATTGCTGATATGATCGGTGCTGCTGATAACAGTAATATGGCTGCTGGTTATATGGCTTGGGAAAATGCTTTTTTCCCATGGACTCTAAACTACGATGAAATAAATATTGTACTGGAAGGTGAGTTACATATTTGTCACAACAATGAAGTTAAAGTAGCCAAAGCGGGAGATTTAATCTTTATTCCTAAAGGTTCTTCTATTCAATTTGGTACACCTACTAAAGTTCGTTTTGTGTATGTTTCATGGCCTGCTAATTGGCAAGACCAATAG
- a CDS encoding aldehyde dehydrogenase has protein sequence MTKLTVNDWQDRAKNLIIEGRAFINGEYMAAESGQTFECISPIDGIKLADVASCDITDANKAVTNARETFESGVWSQLPPTKRQAILIRFADLIKANKEELALLETLDMGKPISDSLAIDIPGSAKSIRWMAEAIDKVYGEVAATPEDQLGLVTREPVGVVAAIVPWNFPMMMACWKLGPALATGNSVILKPSEKSPLTAIRVAQLAIEAGIPKGVFNVLPGYGHTVGKALALHMDVDTLVFTGSTKTAKQLMIYAGESNMKRVWLEAGGKSPHIIFADAPDLKEAAQAAATAIAFNQGEVCTAGSRLLIERSIKDQFMPLLLKAIKSWRPGNPLDPATNIGALADATQMKTVMSYIEAGKKEGAKLLLGGQRIAEETGGMYVEPTIFDNVSNEMKIAKEEIFGPVLSIITFDTVEEAVKIANDTQYGLAAALWTANLSKAHRVARALRAGSVWVNQYDGGDMTAPFGGYKQSGKGRDKSLHAFDKYTEVKATWIKL, from the coding sequence ATGACAAAATTAACAGTAAATGATTGGCAAGACCGTGCTAAAAATTTAATCATAGAAGGTAGAGCTTTTATAAATGGCGAGTATATGGCTGCAGAAAGTGGTCAAACTTTTGAGTGTATTAGCCCAATAGATGGCATTAAATTAGCAGATGTTGCCAGTTGTGATATTACAGATGCCAATAAAGCTGTTACTAATGCCAGAGAAACCTTTGAATCTGGTGTTTGGTCGCAACTACCTCCAACCAAAAGGCAGGCTATTTTAATTCGTTTTGCTGATCTAATAAAAGCTAATAAAGAAGAATTGGCATTATTAGAAACCTTAGATATGGGAAAACCTATTAGTGATTCTTTAGCTATAGATATTCCTGGCTCTGCTAAGTCAATTCGATGGATGGCAGAAGCAATTGATAAAGTGTACGGAGAAGTCGCTGCTACGCCAGAAGATCAACTTGGGTTAGTGACCAGAGAACCAGTTGGCGTTGTGGCAGCTATTGTACCTTGGAACTTCCCGATGATGATGGCCTGTTGGAAACTAGGGCCTGCATTGGCTACTGGTAATTCGGTTATTTTAAAGCCTTCTGAAAAGTCACCATTAACCGCTATTCGTGTAGCACAATTAGCTATTGAAGCAGGTATTCCTAAAGGTGTGTTTAATGTGTTACCTGGTTATGGTCACACGGTAGGTAAAGCGTTAGCCTTACATATGGATGTGGATACGTTAGTATTTACAGGCTCTACCAAAACCGCTAAACAGCTAATGATTTATGCGGGCGAATCTAATATGAAACGTGTTTGGTTAGAGGCGGGAGGTAAGAGTCCACATATCATATTTGCCGATGCACCTGATTTAAAAGAAGCGGCACAAGCTGCTGCTACAGCCATTGCTTTTAATCAGGGAGAGGTATGTACAGCAGGCTCTCGATTATTGATAGAGCGCTCTATTAAAGATCAGTTTATGCCATTATTGTTAAAGGCTATTAAGTCATGGCGACCAGGTAATCCATTAGACCCTGCCACTAATATAGGGGCATTAGCAGATGCTACCCAAATGAAAACAGTTATGTCCTATATAGAAGCAGGTAAGAAAGAAGGGGCTAAATTGCTATTAGGTGGACAACGTATTGCTGAGGAAACAGGTGGCATGTACGTAGAACCGACTATTTTTGATAATGTTAGCAATGAAATGAAAATTGCTAAAGAAGAGATTTTTGGGCCAGTACTCTCTATTATTACATTTGATACTGTTGAAGAAGCTGTGAAAATTGCTAATGATACTCAATATGGCTTAGCAGCGGCATTGTGGACAGCTAACTTATCTAAAGCTCACCGCGTAGCACGTGCATTGAGAGCAGGTAGTGTATGGGTAAACCAATATGATGGTGGTGATATGACAGCGCCTTTTGGTGGCTATAAACAATCAGGTAAGGGACGTGATAAATCACTGCATGCTTTTGATAAATACACTGAAGTAAAAGCTACATGGATTAAACTATAA
- a CDS encoding type 1 glutamine amidotransferase: protein MKSTEALIVIHAETDSIGNLADILPELGITYKVVTVTDNLPEPDELQLLILLGSPASAYDHRLAWIPKELNWLKQVQQKNIPTLGICFGAQILTRALDGQVFKNSQPELGWTDINSVNDSWQHTGPWFNFHYDAFTAPKSAILLAENDIAQQAYSYGKALAVQFHPEMCTTMFDCWMKEWQSSEGGRKFLVKLADLPEQWRQETAAREITNRQNFKQLLITFLKNI from the coding sequence GTGAAGTCTACTGAAGCTTTAATAGTTATTCATGCAGAAACAGATTCAATAGGTAATTTAGCAGATATATTACCTGAGTTAGGTATTACTTATAAGGTGGTAACTGTTACTGATAATTTACCAGAACCTGATGAGCTACAGTTACTCATTTTATTGGGTAGTCCTGCGTCCGCTTACGATCATCGCTTAGCTTGGATTCCTAAAGAATTAAATTGGCTTAAGCAGGTACAACAGAAGAATATTCCGACTTTAGGAATTTGTTTTGGTGCACAAATATTAACCCGCGCATTAGATGGTCAGGTTTTTAAAAATAGTCAACCAGAGTTAGGTTGGACTGATATCAATAGTGTGAATGATAGTTGGCAACATACAGGCCCTTGGTTTAATTTTCATTATGATGCATTCACTGCCCCTAAAAGTGCTATATTATTGGCGGAAAATGATATAGCACAGCAGGCCTATAGTTATGGAAAGGCTTTAGCTGTACAGTTTCACCCTGAAATGTGTACTACAATGTTCGATTGTTGGATGAAAGAATGGCAAAGTAGTGAAGGGGGTAGAAAGTTTTTAGTGAAATTGGCTGATTTGCCAGAACAATGGCGTCAAGAAACTGCTGCTAGAGAAATAACCAATCGTCAAAACTTCAAACAATTATTAATAACGTTTTTAAAGAATATTTAA
- a CDS encoding EutP/PduV family microcompartment system protein: protein MLQQRYVLVGPVGAGKTSLFNALNDDYSLAVKTQAIAFDQQGGVDTPGEFFNHPRLYRALISTTTEAETIIYVHAADDPICRMPTGLLEVYQNKRLITVITKIDLPNVDVPAIKQMLLEHGLKEPIFEICTQDPTSVQALATFLEQDVPSKRKAQ from the coding sequence ATGTTACAACAGCGCTACGTGTTAGTTGGTCCCGTTGGTGCAGGTAAAACATCTTTGTTTAATGCACTCAATGACGACTATAGCTTAGCGGTTAAAACTCAAGCTATAGCTTTTGATCAACAAGGTGGCGTGGATACTCCAGGTGAGTTTTTTAACCACCCTCGCCTATACCGTGCGCTAATTAGCACTACTACTGAAGCAGAAACCATTATTTATGTCCACGCTGCAGACGATCCTATTTGTCGTATGCCCACAGGACTACTTGAAGTTTATCAAAACAAACGTCTTATTACTGTTATTACCAAAATAGATCTACCTAATGTTGATGTTCCTGCAATAAAACAAATGCTGTTAGAGCATGGCTTAAAAGAACCTATTTTTGAAATCTGCACACAAGATCCAACTAGTGTTCAAGCTTTAGCAACATTTCTTGAGCAGGATGTGCCATCTAAGAGGAAAGCGCAATGA
- the eutS gene encoding ethanolamine utilization microcompartment protein EutS → MMDIEKTQTRIIQEFVPGKQVTLAHLIAHPGKDLAQKIGVPDAEAIGIMTLTPSETAMIAGDFATKAANVEIGFLDRFSGALVIYGSVGAVEEALNHTIRNLGTALGYAVCTVTRS, encoded by the coding sequence ATGATGGATATTGAGAAGACCCAAACGAGAATTATCCAAGAATTTGTGCCTGGTAAACAAGTCACATTGGCGCATCTTATTGCTCATCCTGGAAAAGATTTAGCACAGAAAATTGGCGTACCTGATGCTGAAGCCATTGGCATTATGACATTAACCCCTAGTGAAACCGCTATGATTGCAGGTGACTTTGCAACCAAAGCTGCCAATGTGGAAATAGGTTTTCTTGATCGCTTTAGTGGCGCCTTAGTAATTTATGGTTCAGTGGGTGCTGTTGAAGAAGCACTCAATCACACAATACGTAACCTAGGCACAGCTTTGGGTTATGCTGTCTGTACAGTAACTAGGAGCTAA
- the eutT gene encoding ethanolamine utilization cob(I)yrinic acid a,c-diamide adenosyltransferase EutT, with product MSNFITEDWLRANYSLSDGTEIRLPADCKLTPAARGLITDHHLVVKFHDEQGRLFVESIEDRPTNNDSTYQPKLKQVHGLTSQQGHVAAECQLCHQAVAKKPDTLTHLNAHTLVSKSDPRLAFRAKLDSCIAMAVWLQIEVTAEPQIWLADIRSVLGNIMRADVLNETLTDFMIAGLDEKAIHKLSHQPLKYIGHDHIVPAVEHGRNACLLNLLRTEIRETETSAASIFIDRDLVVSRPDLMQGLNRLSSAVYVLMLLCVLHETGKEWPTTEMLRAKLGAQ from the coding sequence ATGAGTAACTTTATAACAGAAGACTGGCTAAGAGCAAACTACAGCCTAAGCGATGGTACTGAAATTCGCTTACCTGCTGATTGCAAACTAACGCCTGCTGCTCGTGGTTTGATTACTGATCATCATTTAGTAGTGAAATTTCATGATGAACAAGGACGGTTATTTGTTGAATCAATAGAAGACAGACCAACCAATAACGACAGTACTTATCAACCTAAATTGAAACAGGTACATGGTTTAACCAGTCAACAGGGGCATGTTGCTGCTGAATGTCAGCTTTGCCATCAAGCTGTTGCCAAAAAACCAGACACGCTGACACACTTAAATGCGCACACTTTAGTGTCTAAATCTGATCCTCGTTTAGCTTTTAGAGCTAAATTAGACAGCTGTATTGCTATGGCTGTTTGGTTGCAAATTGAAGTAACTGCTGAACCACAAATTTGGTTAGCAGATATTCGCTCCGTGTTAGGTAATATTATGCGAGCGGATGTATTAAATGAAACATTAACTGATTTTATGATTGCTGGGTTAGATGAAAAAGCCATCCATAAACTTTCTCATCAACCACTTAAATACATCGGACACGATCATATTGTGCCCGCAGTAGAACATGGTCGTAATGCTTGTTTATTGAACTTGTTACGTACTGAGATTCGTGAAACTGAAACCTCTGCGGCTTCCATTTTTATTGATCGTGATTTAGTGGTTTCAAGACCTGACCTTATGCAAGGTTTAAATCGGTTATCCAGTGCAGTTTATGTATTAATGCTGTTATGTGTACTCCATGAAACAGGTAAAGAATGGCCT
- a CDS encoding YbfB/YjiJ family MFS transporter: MNPLYKNGLLQTLGGFCVLIIVMGIGRFAYTALLPYMMHSYQLNEKAVGTIAAWNYTGYLLGVLAMFKEKAGLRRYLFLSFFLCLSFLTTLAMGLAEQVYLWNIIRFIAGIASGACFVLCSAIVLDTLATINKPILAGILYSGVGVGIALSGLSSQPLVHSIGVNGAWIATALLCIPLMLVALTYLRPAKNFSLNFNNSSTTTVPQKVQSGYYLLLFIYFLEGFGYIIGTTFLVSLVKTTTQSATLASTAWIITGIAAALSAPLWRYAAKKGYQPMLILAFLLQAIGVVLPIITHSPAIILLGALLLGGTFMGITVLALQYGIALSGKPSAYTIALLTGVYGIGQIIGPFITGLISHNQGFELAFILSAISLFIAAILLIFKYIRSIYIQLSKEKQHAIR, encoded by the coding sequence GTGAACCCATTATATAAAAATGGCTTACTGCAAACGCTGGGTGGGTTTTGTGTACTTATTATAGTAATGGGCATTGGACGTTTCGCTTATACTGCTCTATTACCTTATATGATGCATAGTTATCAGTTAAATGAAAAAGCAGTAGGAACAATTGCTGCTTGGAACTATACAGGTTATTTACTTGGGGTACTGGCTATGTTTAAGGAAAAAGCTGGATTACGCCGTTATCTATTCCTGAGCTTTTTCCTATGCCTCAGCTTTTTAACCACTTTAGCTATGGGACTCGCAGAACAAGTTTACCTATGGAATATTATACGCTTTATAGCAGGCATTGCTTCGGGGGCTTGTTTTGTTTTATGTTCTGCGATTGTATTAGATACCTTAGCAACTATTAATAAACCTATACTAGCAGGTATCCTTTATAGTGGTGTGGGTGTAGGTATTGCATTAAGTGGACTAAGTAGTCAGCCTTTAGTGCATAGCATAGGCGTTAATGGTGCATGGATAGCTACTGCATTGCTGTGTATCCCTTTAATGCTAGTAGCATTAACCTATTTACGCCCTGCTAAAAACTTTTCACTAAACTTTAACAACAGTTCAACCACAACTGTGCCACAAAAAGTACAAAGTGGTTATTATTTATTGCTATTTATCTATTTTTTAGAGGGCTTTGGCTACATTATTGGTACTACATTTCTAGTATCATTGGTAAAAACTACCACTCAATCAGCCACCCTAGCGAGTACAGCGTGGATAATAACAGGCATTGCTGCTGCATTAAGTGCCCCACTTTGGCGTTACGCAGCAAAAAAAGGTTATCAACCTATGTTAATACTCGCTTTTTTGTTGCAAGCCATTGGTGTAGTTTTACCTATTATTACGCATTCGCCTGCTATTATCTTGTTAGGCGCATTGCTATTAGGTGGCACTTTTATGGGTATTACTGTACTTGCTCTGCAATACGGTATTGCTTTAAGTGGCAAGCCCAGCGCCTACACTATTGCGCTATTAACAGGTGTTTATGGCATTGGGCAGATTATAGGGCCTTTTATTACAGGATTAATTTCCCATAATCAGGGTTTTGAGTTGGCCTTTATATTATCAGCAATAAGTTTATTTATTGCTGCTATTTTGCTTATTTTTAAATATATAAGAAGTATCTACATTCAACTATCGAAGGAGAAACAACATGCCATACGTTAA
- a CDS encoding tautomerase family protein has translation MPYVNIKVTGGNEAPSKEQKAELIKGVTELLATVLNKNPATTVVVIDEINQDNWGIGGESITVRRAKQN, from the coding sequence ATGCCATACGTTAATATCAAAGTAACAGGCGGTAATGAAGCCCCTAGCAAAGAACAAAAAGCTGAACTAATTAAAGGGGTCACAGAGTTACTAGCCACTGTACTTAATAAAAATCCTGCTACCACTGTAGTTGTTATTGATGAAATTAACCAAGATAATTGGGGAATTGGTGGAGAAAGTATTACTGTACGCCGAGCCAAACAAAACTAA
- a CDS encoding LysR substrate-binding domain-containing protein, producing the protein MELSDLKTLIAVVEQGGITRAAKYLNRVPSSITTRIMQLEDNLGVQLFIREGKRLLTTDKGQLLYNYAKQIIELAMEAELQIKSSLPKGKLRIGAMESTAAARLPNLLAKLHLQYPQIELELTTGTSHSLYQGLLANQLDAVFIADTPKDNRLDKQGVFKEQLVIVAPKDHAAINTPQDIHKKTLLVFKDGCSYRDRLVTWFVEHDVKPERIAELSSYHAILGGVSAGMGIGIVPEAVLKLFPDKQTLSVHQLSKSIGSAITDLVWRKGMLSANISALQSCLTY; encoded by the coding sequence GTGGAATTATCTGATTTAAAAACATTAATAGCGGTTGTTGAGCAGGGTGGAATAACACGAGCTGCAAAATATCTCAATAGAGTACCCTCAAGTATCACAACCAGAATAATGCAACTAGAGGATAATCTTGGGGTACAGTTGTTTATTCGAGAAGGTAAGCGGCTATTAACTACGGATAAAGGACAGTTATTGTATAACTATGCTAAACAAATTATTGAATTAGCAATGGAAGCAGAACTACAAATAAAAAGCTCACTACCTAAAGGTAAACTACGTATTGGTGCTATGGAAAGTACAGCAGCGGCGAGGCTACCTAACTTATTAGCAAAATTACATTTACAGTATCCACAAATAGAGTTAGAACTTACAACAGGTACTAGTCATTCATTGTATCAAGGATTACTAGCTAATCAGTTAGATGCAGTATTTATTGCAGATACACCAAAAGATAATCGATTGGATAAACAAGGAGTTTTTAAGGAACAACTGGTCATTGTTGCACCTAAAGATCATGCTGCTATTAATACGCCACAAGATATTCACAAAAAAACGTTATTAGTATTTAAAGATGGTTGCTCTTATCGTGATAGGTTAGTTACGTGGTTTGTAGAGCACGATGTAAAACCTGAACGTATCGCAGAATTATCTTCTTATCATGCTATTTTAGGTGGTGTATCTGCAGGAATGGGAATTGGTATTGTTCCTGAAGCTGTGCTTAAATTATTTCCAGATAAACAAACCTTAAGTGTTCATCAATTATCTAAATCTATTGGCAGTGCAATAACAGATTTAGTGTGGAGAAAAGGCATGTTATCCGCTAATATTTCAGCATTGCAATCATGTTTAACCTATTAA
- a CDS encoding CaiB/BaiF CoA transferase family protein, with the protein MGALAGVRVLDMSRVLAGPWCGQLLADLGAEVIKIERPVHGDDTRGWGPPYMTDDNGNKTKESSYYMSANRGKQSVSVNIASPEGQELIRKLACEVDVLIENYKVGDLAKYGLGFDDLSKLNPRLIYCSITGFGQTGPRANEPGYDFIIQGLGGLMSITGERDDLPGGGPQKAGVAVADLMTGMYAAVGIEAALYSREKTGKGQYVDVALLDTQVAMLANQGMNYLTSNKVPGRYGNAHANIVPYQVFRASDRDFIIACGNDSQFVSLSKAIGLPDLPQDPRFATNAARVEHRAEIVELLSKHFLSKTADEWVAAIYPAKVPVGAINDVGQAMAEPQIEARGMKVNMPHPLRTDYTMVGCPLKLSGTPVTYELTPPRLGEHTKDVLKRHLGLSDEKIAELESQGIIELLK; encoded by the coding sequence ATGGGAGCATTAGCAGGAGTTCGTGTCCTTGACATGAGTCGAGTTTTAGCAGGTCCTTGGTGTGGTCAACTTCTCGCCGATTTAGGAGCAGAAGTTATCAAGATTGAACGACCCGTTCATGGAGATGATACCCGTGGTTGGGGGCCTCCTTATATGACAGATGATAATGGTAATAAAACCAAAGAATCATCATACTATATGTCTGCCAATCGAGGTAAACAATCTGTTTCAGTTAATATAGCCTCTCCAGAAGGTCAAGAGTTAATCCGTAAATTGGCTTGTGAAGTAGATGTGTTAATTGAAAATTATAAAGTAGGCGACTTAGCGAAATATGGTCTTGGTTTTGATGATCTCTCTAAGCTAAACCCAAGACTTATTTATTGTTCAATCACTGGCTTTGGTCAAACTGGCCCTCGTGCTAACGAACCTGGTTATGATTTTATCATTCAAGGGCTTGGTGGTTTAATGAGTATTACAGGGGAACGTGACGATTTGCCAGGTGGTGGCCCTCAAAAAGCTGGTGTTGCAGTAGCAGACTTAATGACAGGTATGTACGCAGCAGTAGGCATTGAAGCCGCCCTTTATAGCCGTGAAAAAACAGGCAAAGGACAATATGTTGATGTTGCATTGTTAGATACACAAGTGGCTATGTTAGCTAACCAAGGTATGAATTACTTAACCTCTAATAAAGTCCCTGGTCGTTATGGTAATGCACACGCTAATATCGTTCCTTATCAAGTATTTCGTGCCTCTGATAGAGACTTTATTATTGCCTGTGGTAATGATAGTCAATTTGTTTCATTGTCTAAAGCCATTGGTTTACCTGATTTACCACAAGACCCACGCTTTGCTACTAATGCAGCACGTGTGGAGCACCGTGCGGAGATTGTAGAGTTACTCTCTAAACACTTCCTTTCTAAAACAGCCGATGAATGGGTAGCGGCCATTTACCCTGCTAAAGTACCTGTTGGTGCTATTAACGATGTAGGGCAAGCAATGGCTGAACCACAAATTGAAGCACGTGGTATGAAAGTTAATATGCCTCATCCATTACGTACTGACTATACAATGGTTGGTTGCCCACTTAAACTTTCAGGTACGCCTGTAACTTATGAACTTACCCCACCTCGTTTAGGTGAACATACTAAGGATGTATTAAAAAGGCATCTTGGTTTATCTGATGAAAAAATTGCTGAATTAGAAAGCCAAGGCATTATTGAATTACTTAAGTAA